From Arachis stenosperma cultivar V10309 chromosome 2, arast.V10309.gnm1.PFL2, whole genome shotgun sequence, one genomic window encodes:
- the LOC130962074 gene encoding L10-interacting MYB domain-containing protein-like, with the protein MGDENGSSVNLDSLRANWNPSQDKYFLELLLSQLQLGNRISKVISKQAWLVMVEQFNTKFGLKYDIDALKNRHKRFRKQYNDVKMIIGQNRFRWDHELNMIIADDKTWDEYLKVHPDFQGFRKRVVPYYDDLCKIFGHSVADGRYSLSCFDVGFENEEIASKELDYQATAGKGDDDETVPIISSQSKIDWSPMMDQFFVELMLNQMHKGNKVGRSFKKKAWVDMTDSFNERFGCHCGKAVLKNRLIVLRRHYCSINVLLSKEGFSWDNAHQKVVADDQVWENCIRIHHNYRIYRTKSMPFYSSMCILCHNEDTPHCKLNSGEGSCGSKKSMPDTKLLPNADDTALHIGGENNSTRKSQPLPDADKEPLHLGKRRKISGHQKRPQPSMSSNEYKKARHDGEGMVAALKHMAVAVTSLTKQTKIEDTFSIDKAIKVLQAIPGMDEDLILDACEFLEDERTARMFMALDDNLRKKWLLRKLRS; encoded by the exons ATGGGGGATGAAAATGGTTCTTCTGTTAATTTGGATAGCTTGAGGGCTAATTGGAATCCATCTCAAGACAAATATTTTCTTGAGCTTTTGCTATCTCAACTGCAGCTAGGGAACAGAATCAGCAAAGTCATTAGCAAACAAGCATGGCTGGTTATGGTTGAACAATTTAACACCAAATTCGGATTGAAGTATGATATAGATGCATTGAAAAACCGTCACAAACGATTCAGGAAGCAATATAATGATGTCAAAATGATTATTGGTCAAAATAGATTTCGGTGGGATCATGAACTAAACATGATAATAGCTGATGATAAAACATGGGATGAATATCTTAAG GTTCACCCTGATTTTCAAGGTTTCAGAAAAAGAGTTGTTCCTTATTATGATGATCTGTGCAAAATTTTTGGCCATTCAGTTGCTGATGGGAGATACAGCCTTTCATGTTTTGATGTAGGCTTTGAAAATGAAG aaattgcctcaaaagaATTGGATTATCAAGCCACTGCTGGCAAAGGAGACGACGATGAGACTGTCCCTATCATTTCTAGTCAAAGTAAAATTGACTGGTCACCAATGATGGACCAATTCTTTGTTGAACTTATGCTGAACCAGATGCATAAAGGGAACAAGGTTGGCCGTTCGTTCAAGAAGAAAGCCTGGGTGGACATGACAGATTCATTCAATGAAAGATTCGGATGTCATTGTGGTAAGGCAGTCTTGAAGAACCGTTTGATTGTCCTAAGGAGGCATTACTGCTCCATAAATGTTCTACTTAGCAAAGAAGGCTTCAGCTGGGATAATGCGCACCAGAAGGTCGTGGCTGATGACCAAGTTTGGGAAAATTGCATCAGG ATACATCACAACTACCGGATATATAGAACTAAAAGCATGCCTTTCTATTCTAGTATGTGCATATTATGTCACAATGAAGATACTCCGCATTGCAAACTGAATTCTGGAGAGGGATCTTGTGGCAGCAAGAAATCGATGCCAGATACCAAACTACTCCCTAATGCAGATGACACAGCATTGCATATTGGTGGAGAAAATAATTCTACCAGAAAATCTCAGCCTCTGCCTGATGCAGATAAAGAACCTTTGCATTTAggcaaaagaagaaagatttCCGGTCACCAAAAGAGGCCCCAACCTAGTATGTCCTCAAATGAATATAAGAAGGCGAGACACGATGGCGAGGGTATGGTGGCAGCTCTGAAACACATGGCAGTTGCGGTTACCTCCCTAACAAAGCAAACAAAGATAGAAGATACCTTCTCTATAGATAAGGCTATAAAGGTGCTTCAGGCTATACCAGGCATGGATGAAGATCTAATACTAGATGCATGTGAATTTTTGGAAGATGAAAGAACAGCAAGGATGTTTATGGCATTGGATGATAATCTGAGAAAGAAATGGTTACTGAGAAAGCTTCGTTCATAA
- the LOC130962075 gene encoding dihydroneopterin aldolase 2-like isoform X3, which translates to METETLMRGDKLILRGLMFHGFHGVNPEERTLGQKFLVDIDAWMDLRAAGKSDNLSDSVSYTDIYRIVKEIIEGPPHNLLESVAQKIASTTLTNHHQISGVRVLVGKPHVAVTGPVDYLGVEIHRFRSDVAKLELV; encoded by the exons ATGGAAACTGAAACACTTATGAGGGGTGACAAACTCATTCTGAGGGGATTAATGTTCCATGGTTTTCATGGTGTGAATCCAGAAGAAAGAACACTTGGTCAGAAATTCTTGGTAGATATAGATGCTTGGATGGATCTTAGAGCTGCTGGTAAATCTGATAACTTGTCAGATTCAGTTAGCTACACAGATATATACCG AATAGTAAAGGAAATTATTGAAGGGCCACCTCACAACCTTCTGGAATCAGTGGCTCAAAAGATTGCAAGCACAACTCTAACCAATCACCATCAGATATCTGGTGTTAGGGTTCTAGTTGGAAAACCCCATGTTGCAGTTACGGGTCCAGTTGATTACTTAGGAGTTGAGATTCATAGGTTCAGAAGTGATGTAGCAAAACTAGAGTTAGTTTGA
- the LOC130962075 gene encoding dihydroneopterin aldolase 2-like isoform X1, which yields MIAATTMETETLMRGDKLILRGLMFHGFHGVNPEERTLGQKFLVDIDAWMDLRAAGKSDNLSDSVSYTDIYRIDECRIVKEIIEGPPHNLLESVAQKIASTTLTNHHQISGVRVLVGKPHVAVTGPVDYLGVEIHRFRSDVAKLELV from the exons ATGATAGCAGCAACAACAATGGAAACTGAAACACTTATGAGGGGTGACAAACTCATTCTGAGGGGATTAATGTTCCATGGTTTTCATGGTGTGAATCCAGAAGAAAGAACACTTGGTCAGAAATTCTTGGTAGATATAGATGCTTGGATGGATCTTAGAGCTGCTGGTAAATCTGATAACTTGTCAGATTCAGTTAGCTACACAGATATATACCG TATTGATGAATGCAGAATAGTAAAGGAAATTATTGAAGGGCCACCTCACAACCTTCTGGAATCAGTGGCTCAAAAGATTGCAAGCACAACTCTAACCAATCACCATCAGATATCTGGTGTTAGGGTTCTAGTTGGAAAACCCCATGTTGCAGTTACGGGTCCAGTTGATTACTTAGGAGTTGAGATTCATAGGTTCAGAAGTGATGTAGCAAAACTAGAGTTAGTTTGA
- the LOC130962075 gene encoding dihydroneopterin aldolase 2-like isoform X2, whose protein sequence is MIAATTMETETLMRGDKLILRGLMFHGFHGVNPEERTLGQKFLVDIDAWMDLRAAGKSDNLSDSVSYTDIYRIVKEIIEGPPHNLLESVAQKIASTTLTNHHQISGVRVLVGKPHVAVTGPVDYLGVEIHRFRSDVAKLELV, encoded by the exons ATGATAGCAGCAACAACAATGGAAACTGAAACACTTATGAGGGGTGACAAACTCATTCTGAGGGGATTAATGTTCCATGGTTTTCATGGTGTGAATCCAGAAGAAAGAACACTTGGTCAGAAATTCTTGGTAGATATAGATGCTTGGATGGATCTTAGAGCTGCTGGTAAATCTGATAACTTGTCAGATTCAGTTAGCTACACAGATATATACCG AATAGTAAAGGAAATTATTGAAGGGCCACCTCACAACCTTCTGGAATCAGTGGCTCAAAAGATTGCAAGCACAACTCTAACCAATCACCATCAGATATCTGGTGTTAGGGTTCTAGTTGGAAAACCCCATGTTGCAGTTACGGGTCCAGTTGATTACTTAGGAGTTGAGATTCATAGGTTCAGAAGTGATGTAGCAAAACTAGAGTTAGTTTGA
- the LOC130960477 gene encoding uncharacterized protein LOC130960477, protein MGLTNFVLTVAGVSAVVLLLRSDVKQSANIFRRNVKHIRNWLEEETAASSKEMQKSAKELESKVPPKETPKEDKH, encoded by the exons ATGGGTTTGACGAATTTCGTGCTGACGGTGGCTGGTGTGAGTGCGGTGGTGCTTCTTCTGAGGAGCGACGTGAAGCAATCTGCCAACATATTCAGGCGCAATGTTAAGCACATCCGTAACTGGCTCGAAGAAGAAACCGCTGCTTCTTCCAA GGAAATGCAGAAATCTGCAAAAGAATTGGAATCAAAGGTGCCTCCGAAAGAGACTCCTAAGGAGGACAAGCACTAG
- the LOC130963603 gene encoding agamous-like MADS-box protein AGL80, which yields MGRGKTVYECIKKERERKISFMQRKDGIMKKIATFSKLCKVEACLIIYEDNSSQPMIWPQEHSKVQSIIEKYEVQKNNETHPIIFDEEEFFKNKKIMIEAEISKLRKKVLKFKYPTMDPIFTTLDGNQLMEFIALVNTKIEACKKRIDMLKESNQDNGSNFNVDQNQSQLNFMNNIPNHDYALHHDNLVYQTQNPKFDPNVTYFVANNNGMIMDSISQVNVSLDCSTTNQVAVMDSKEKSVIVDSTNQISENGGLINWNDFVEVENWIDQLQYETDLKDILSHQSQNVSQSSQILPPITMNGFLADEKNNNHQFQSFNR from the coding sequence atGGGTCGTGGAAAAACGGTCTATGAATGCATCAAAAAGGAACGAGAACGTAAAATCTCTTTCATGCAAAGAAAAGATGGAATCATGAAGAAAATTGCAACATTTTCAAAGTTATGTAAAGTTGAAGCTTGTCTAATTATTTATGAAGATAATTCTTCTCAACCAATGATTTGGCCACAAGAACATTCAAAGGTGCAATCCATAATTGAAAAATACGAGGTTCAAAAGAACAATGAGACACACCCCATAATCTTTGATGAAGAAGAATTTTTTAAGAACAAGAAGATCATGATTGAAGCTGAAATTTCTAAATTGAGAAAGAAGGTACTCAAATTCAAGTATCCTACCATGGATCCAATCTTTACTACCTTAGATGGGAACCAATTGATGGAGTTCATTGCTTTGGTAAACACTAAAAttgaagcttgcaaaaaaagaATTGACATGTTGAAGGAGAGTAATCAAGATAATGGTAGCAACTTCAATGTTGACCAAAATCAAAGTCAACTCAATTTCATGAACAACATTCCTAATCATGATTATGCTCTTCATCATGATAATTTGGTATATCAAACTCAAAACCCTAAGTTTGATCCAAATGTTACTTATTTTGTGGCAAACAACAATGGAATGATCATGGATTCTATTAGCCAAGTTAATGTGTCTCTAGATTGTTCTACTACAAATCAAGTTGCGGTTATGGATTCTAAAGAAAAGAGTGTTATTGTGGATTCTACAAATCAAATCAGTGAAAATGGTGGTCTTATTAATTGGAATGATTTTGTTGAGGTTGAGAATTGGATTGATCAACTTCAATATGAGACTGATTTAAAAGACATTCTTTCTCATCAATCTCAGAATGTGTCACAATCTTCACAAATCTTGCCACCAATAACAATGAATGGATTTTTGGCTGATGAGAAGAACAATAACCACCAATTCCAGTCATTCAACAGGTAA